In one Lolium rigidum isolate FL_2022 chromosome 3, APGP_CSIRO_Lrig_0.1, whole genome shotgun sequence genomic region, the following are encoded:
- the LOC124704251 gene encoding uncharacterized protein LOC124704251, which translates to MRFAGWYLKIAAGGAAIGAAMELFMIHTGFYEKVTMLESEKRAWESSPEAQAMREALNPWHKNDEPERR; encoded by the exons ATGAGGTTCGCGGGGTGGTACCTGAAGATCGCCGCCGGCGGTGCGGCCATAGGCGCCGccatggagctcttcatgatccaCACCGGCTTCT ATGAGAAGGTAACTATGCTGGAGTCAGAGAAAAGAGCTTGGGAGAGCAGCCCAGAGGCCCAAGCCATGAGAGAAGCCTTGAATCCATGGCacaagaatgatgaaccagagagAAGATAG
- the LOC124704252 gene encoding protein DETOXIFICATION 44, chloroplastic-like — translation MAATSPAPMRAVGVAGAAFSLAPSPSRLGRVSSVPSGRLRRCRAAHRRHPPRCRGKPTVGGVVEEDEEREASREDLKPQRKEEEEAVDTVRALLGWFRLDEVGMDILGIALPAVLALAADPITALVDTAFVGHIGSVELAAVGVSISVFNLVSKLFNVPLLNVTTSFVAEQKAIEANPSSVGQRDEVPITREKASEKRKFLPAVSTSLALAAGIGLMEMVGLIVGCGTLMDIVGIPVDSPMRVPAEQFLTLRAYGAPPVVVALAAQGAFRGFMDTKTPLYAVVAGNLVNAILDAIFIFPLGLGVSGAALATVTSEYLAAFILLWKLNDELVLFSWNIIGGDIIRYLKSGALLIGRTIAVILPLWLSTSLAARQGPVPMAGYEISLQVWLTISLLNDALALAGQALLASEYAKGNYKQARTVLHRVLQIGGVTGVALAGTLFLGFGSLSLLFTDDPAVLDIARSGVWFVTISQPINAIAFVFDGLYYGVSDFAYAAYSTLFAGVVSSAFLLAVAPKFGLGGVWAGLILFMGLRAIAGFWRLGSKGGPWKIVWSETD, via the exons ATGGCGGCGACCTCGCCGGCGCCGATGAGGGCTGTCGGCGTCGCCGGCGCCGCGTTTAGCTTAGCCCCTTCACCCTCGAGGCTCGGCCGTGTTTCCTCCGTGCCTTCCGGCCGCCTTCGTCGGTGCCGTGCCGCTCACCGGCGGCACCCTCCTCGATGCCGCGGGAAGCCGACCGTCGGTGGCGtggtcgaggaggacgaggagaggGAGGCTTCACGGGAGGATTTGAAGCCccagaggaaggaggaggaggaggctgtggACACGGTGCGCGCTTTACTGGGGTGGTTCAGGCTTGACGAGGTTGGGATGGACATCCTGGGCATCGCCTTGCCCGCTGTGCTCGCCCTCGCCGCCGACCCCATTACTGCGCTCGTTGATACTGCCTTCGTCGGCCATATCG GCTCGGTCGAACTTGCTGCTGTTGGCGTATCCATATCTGTCTTTAACCTGGTATCCAAGCTGTTTAATGTGCCACTGCTTAATGTTACCACATCCTTTGTTGCTGAACAGAAAGCAATCGAAGCAAATCCTAGCAGTGTAGGACAAA GAGATGAAGTGCCAATCACCCGAgagaaggcaagtgaaaaaaggaAGTTCCTCCCGGCCGTGTCAACGTCCTTGGCTCTGGCTGCTGGCATTGGGTTGATGGAAATGGTGGGACTCATTGTTGGATGTGGGACACTGATGGACATCGTTGGTATACCTGTC GATTCACCGATGCGAGTGCCGGCAGAGCAATTTCTTACTTTAAGGGCATATGGTGCTCCGCCAGTCGTGGTAGCACTTGCGGCACAAGGTGCATTTCGTGGATTCATGGATACAAAAACACCTCTGTATGCTGTGG TTGCTGGCAACCTCGTAAATGCAATACTGGATGCCATATTTATTTTTCCACTTGGTCTAGGAGTAAGTGGTGCTGCATTGGCAACTGTGACTTCTGA GTACTTGGCAGCGTTTATCCTCTTATGGAAGCTGAATGACGAACTAGTCCTGTTCTCATGGAACATCATCGGTGGTGACATCATCCGCTACCTAAAATCTG GTGCATTGCTAATTGGCAGAACCATCGCAGTAATCCTGCCATTGTGGCTGTCTACATCACTGGCTGCAAGGCAAGGGCCTGTTCCAATGGCTGGCTATGAGATAAGCTTGCAAGTCTGGTTAACAATTTCTCTGCTTAATGATGCTCTAGCTCTTGCTGGTCAG GCTCTACTTGCAAGTGAATATGCGAAAGGAAACTACAAGCAAGCCCGCACAGTTTTGCACAGAGTTCTGCAG ATTGGAGGTGTAACTGGTGTTGCACTTGCTGGAACCTTGTTCCTTGGGTTCGGATCTTTGTCCTTGTTGTTTACAGATGATCCAGCAGTCCTAGATATTGCACGGTCTGGGGTCTGG TTTGTCACTATTTCCCAGCCGATAAATGCTATTGCTTTTGTGTTCGATGGGCTCTACTACGGTGTTTCTGACTTCGCATACGCCGCATACTCCACG CTCTTTGCGGGGGTTGTCTCATCTGCATTCCTCCTTGCCGTTGCTCCCAAGTTTGGTCTTGGTGGTGTCTGGGCTGGTCTTATTCTGTTTATGGGACTGCGAGCAATTGCCGGGTTTTGGAG gttagggagcaaaggaggacctTGGAAAATAGTTTGGTCAGAGACTGATTAG